The Microplitis mediator isolate UGA2020A chromosome 10, iyMicMedi2.1, whole genome shotgun sequence genomic sequence aaataatagggACGTCCAAGTTTAACGAGGTCACAACAATTTTGGTCGGATGCGTTTAATGTTTTGAGCTGCACCGCTTACCTTGCATTAGCTGGTTCTGCTGATGCCAATGAACTTATAGGATTACgtatgaataaattatcaattgtaATGAGAGATATCCATGCTAAATGCCGCGAATTGCTAATTTGTTTACTTTTGCGTGGTACACCGTTGAAAACCCTTTATCAAGTGCGTCATtgtgtttaatttattcataacattaaaaaaaaaatgaaaaaattttttaattgctaataataatatatataggttTGTCGGAACGGATTAGAAGGCATGCCGATGCTTAAGAAACAATGTGGTCCAGCACCTTGGTTGATAATAAGCGCTCCAAAGCTCTTTGGATCCCCAGTACTAAAAAGTGTTAATTTATCTTTACCAGAAGATCAAGCTCTTATCTTGGAGATAAATGTCTTGAGGTGTCAACCACAAGCTAAATGGCCTCAATTACTTAAAGTATCACGCactattttgttaattatatacatcagttataatttatttacatataaaaataaaataaaataaattgcggTGAGTAGGTTTTATCAATGAATGAATGCTTGGTGGCACGAATCCTGTTAAGTACACTGATACGTCAATGTGTCGGTAAAAATGAAGATATTAACTCAATGATAAGATACACTAaatcaaaagaaaattcaaatgattGTGGGGGATTTTTATGCACCGGTTGCCAACAAAATCTCTCAAATTTACCGCCTACTTTATATCTCTACAGTCTGATGTACGTATTGATTAATACGGCAATGGATCCACTCGACGTTGTCATTCCCGCACTCAAGCAGGATATTAATTGGTCCAATTACCTTGATAGACAGCAGGTATTATGTAAACCGCTGCGGGATAACTGTTTCGATGATGACATTTCCATGTTCAAATCTCCATGACACTTATccaatttaaattgattattataatttattatttaatacaataAATCAGTACTATCATTTGATCTTTTAATAGGTATGGAATCAATGTCGAGCTCCCTGGTTAAATGCTCTCCTGGCTCCATTTAAAACCATTATGACACCTATTGTCAATACTCTACTTGATGCAATAAgggtatttattattattattattattattattattattattattattattattattatatcatcataaagtaaaataaaaataaatttattagacaGGTGCAAGTATTTATCAAACAATGTCACTGGCATTGGCTTGTTTTTCTGAGCTTTTTATGTGCACTCCAATAAACGTACTacgtattattaattttataaataaaaatatacccgCTCACTGTCATCCAATCGGTGGTTCagtatttatacaaatattttgTGCTGCTCTTTATTCAGCATTACTTGAAATATCAAATAACACCGGTGATATGTCTGACAAATCAGATATTCAAGAAACACCACCAAGTATCGCTGACTCTTATGCATTTGATCCTCAAGACAAAGCCGCCTCCGCTACAGCACTAGCTGAAGCTGTTTGCAGTATTGATGAAGACAACAAACACACCGCCCAAATAGAAGCTATAATCAAACGCTTTCAAGCATggtattgattattttataaatttatcctattgagacattatttttattttaaatcgctttactacctttaaattcttttataggattaaagaagaagaagaagatagtccgagaatgaaaaaattaaatactagTTCTCTGTGGATTGAAACTTATGCTGACGAGTTATTATTCACGGAAATTGGACGTCGATCTttgaaagtaatttattaaagattaGGAAATAGCAAATagtcattttattcattaattaaaattgttttatagatTACTTATGAATATTTGATACGTGCTTCGGATTGGATACTAAATAATCTTGTTAAAAGACCAGACGAAATGAAaaacgattttaaaaatactactGACGCTCATGTATCCGCGAAACCTCTTACATATGTCATGTTTCACATTGAACATGATCCATTTGACCAAGTAAGTCTTCTataatatctaaaaaaaaatctttttaataaataaatgactttttttttagtggcTAACAAATTTAGATGAATCTAATTGGCAGGTGATATTGAATATGCCGCTAGAAGTGACCCTAGATCGGCTCCAAAGTCAAATTCTCGTAAGACCAGAGTTTAAGAATATTGGAGAACTGTCGTCTGACGACAAAGATGTAGCgattgcattaaaaaatttatgcgcAGCTTCACAATCAACTTCGTttgaataaacaattttatattgattaatataattgttttatttaaaattatagtaatgaGGGGACAGGtaagtaattatataaatatttattatgatgcACGATCACAATATTTGgcacatttattaataaataaatcatatcaattgttatattatttttaataactttaatgcataaacaaataaataataataataatagccaAATAgctttgtaaaaaatatttctacaagtgattaattataatgtaTTGACACATAGTTATAATAAGTATatcgtatatttatttatatgtatatgaatatattatGTAAGAGAgcaagagagagaaagagagagagagagatcgAATAACTAGCGACACTCTGTCATTTTTTAcacttgtatattttttttacattttttaaaaatagaataataataaatttaaagaaaataacagtacgataaatgaaataataagcGCGAGGAAATATGTTGTAGTCAAAAATgggaataattaaatgttttataatttttataatttttcaagttgatattttaaaatttcaaaattttattattaataattatactgaAAGGAAAGCCGTGATTCGGGtacgaaaattatttcaatatttatatggGATGTAGCCAGTGGTCTCAGTTGTCTTCAAAAGATTCTCCGTTTGAGGCCGGTCTCGTTATCGGATTTCCCTGTAAATAAATCCAATTAACTTATCATTTAATATAGCTCACAAACAAGACTATTATTTTCATACAAGCTGaatactaaattttataatgtctTTTTGTTAAACGTATTACGTCATCAAagagataaagaaaaaaaaagtcatttttaaaCTCTAATTTGTGAAAACAAGTCTGTGGAATCTTTAATTCATCACAGACAAACAAAAGTACAATACAATCTCAGTTTGGTGTCTAAAGTAGATTGTAACAAattcattcattaatttatcagAGTGAAAAGAAGGGAAGCGTTCCCTCGagcttttttttatagataaaaaaagcttTCTTGGTATTTTCATCCAGTCCTCAATTTActagtaaaaaaagtaaaaaatattatatataaaataaggaGTATATCGATAAATTTCTCGGACATTAACGTTGACCTATGTCTTTTAagttgtttgaaaaaataaaaaatggggATTATTTGGCTTTCAGGTTATTGCGTAATAAAGTATGGGGCGTATGGGGATATATATAAGAGATGTGACGACAGGGATATAAATTTACCTGGGGCGCCGGTGGACCGGAACGGCCGAACCGAAGACGTAGAGACGGTGAACGCTGTGATTTTCGTATCATTAAATGTTCGTATGGCGAATCCAGTGGAATTGATGATCTGAAACTACCGTCGAATGAATTACGTCGCAACAAGTACCTGTAGAATTCACGCAAGTTCTCGAGATTACGATCTGCATTCtcttctataaaaataaacagacatttttctttttttttttttttttcttgattaattttctatttaattaaaaacttccaagtctagataaattataaattatgtaatcaaagtattaataatattatattttttaattaaaatgtcaccgataaaataatatatttattacgtAGACTTTTAATAGCTTTCTGAACATACTCTCGcgataatatcaaaatatttttacgttAAAATTATGAGacctcgtaaaaatttatgagaaaaaaattatattagaaCATTGACTCAAACTTTTATGTAtactacaaaatatttattgcttaaTAATGCGATAACTATTTTTCATCATTGTCTACTAAAACTGTACGACATTAAATACagattaatgtaattattatcgatacactgtaaaaaatcaccggggtaagtccgaacggtgtaggtgttaaaattatcggtgttaaatttacccccgaaagcggtgtgaaaataacgccgccaccggtgtaaatattttgtaccggtgttaaaataacgccgtcaccggtgtaaatattctagaccggtgttaaaataacgccgccatcggtgtaaatattctagaccggtgttaaaataacgccgccgccggtgtagatattctttaccggtgttaaaatattttattttgtgaatatttttacttactcgatcactatacttgttaataaatgatattctttattaattttcataaagaactgatattttttgtgttttataatctttaaagttaatactccaagcggacgcaatttaccccgctttgacaccggtattactccgcttttacaccggttaccccgcttttacaccgatattactccgtttttacaccggttaccccgcttttacaccgatattactccgtttttacaccggttaccccgcttttacaccgatattactccgtttttacaccggttaccccgcttttacatcgattttactccgctttgacaccggttaccccgctttaacaccggtatttttaacaccggtgtattactcctcctacaccggtgtaatttcatttttacaccgggcggagttaaaacgagtccattttttaacaccgctctttttacagtgtataattaataaaaaaaaaaaattaaattatttgaatttaaaaaaatgaaatctgCGTAAATATATATCAGGAATTAGTGGCTAGTGAATAGCTATTTCATTTAGTCgataatcgattaaatataaaaaatttgtacattCCCATGTGGCTACTTTGGTCTccgttaaatcgaaaaaacccACACTTATAGTGTTCAACACTCCCCAGCGACGGTAAAAGTAATGTGCTAAGAAATCTATTGCCGGTCGCCCTTCCGGTTCatagtaatgaaaaaataatgagtagaaaaaaatctgttaaGTCAGACTTTTACCAAACAAAttctcttattattatttttttcattacatgaaattatttattttttttttttaaattattccaaTACTACCCATTGTTTCGCTGATGATTgataagataaatttaattaaaatgagatAAAGTTGATTATCACGTACGTCATTAAAGGTTGTGACATTatgacattaaataaattgttgataatttacTCAACTGTTAAAAATCTACGcaattatatcaaatataaaaatgaaagaaaacaaaagttttttttaattaaatgcatataaaatttttatatttattattaaataaatatgaataaaacaaaatgttGCATGTGGTACccattagttaattaaaagttttcgcCAATTTTACtacatcattattaattatataattaatatagatACTTCTGTGTGTTCAacagtattaataaataaatactgacACAAGTTTTTtgtggattaaaataaaataccaaCATGAAAAAAAGTAGCACATAAATATTTGCCATGTAATACTTTGTAAatatcacatatatttttaagttgaatttttttttaataatgtttactgaagaattatatataagttttaCCTCCGTAATCCAGGTAGTTTTCTGCAGCAACAACAACCCCCACGATGAAAAACAAGACAATAGCACAACTGTAACTCCTCATTATTCTCTTTTGTTTTATCTAAAAACCAAAAGAacacgttttttttcttttttaattatttattattcaatattttttactgtctgttaataatttttttttttactaaaaataacaataaagttACGGAATTttgcaagaattttttcaatttgctAAAACCAATGCGACGGATATAGAatcgtataaatatataaaatagtatTGAACAATAGATTGAAATTTCTCACGTAAAATTCAATTCATACAGAGTTTCTTCAATAGAAATCATACAAtacaattcaataaaattattttcttataaattgtACATatgtttcttattttttatgcaatctcaaatattttatattattattatttaaaacctttgtcattttttcttaaaaaataacttaaatattttatttttataaacgaaagttttctttctttttagtCAGTGTTACATAAATTAAACATgaaacattaataatatatgttaatttttataaaaaatattttttctttagcataTTCACACTTCATTTGCTACCCATTGAGATAAAATACAAGTCACTTTAGTTTAATTTCTTGctttagatttaaaaacaaactaaatgtaaaaatgatttattgcaGTAGACTActaaaataacgaaaaaaaaaaagtttagaatatattaatatatgttaATATATGACATGAAGGTATATTACTCTGAATCCTTGaagcgaataaaattattataaaacttttgatTCCGTTGCATTTTAAAGACGTAAATGTAAAAATTGCTAATTCATATCttgcgttaaaaaaaagtttttgacaTAACGTTAATATAAGTGTCAGTAAGATTACAATTAATCtaaaagctttaaatttaaaaatatgttaataatataaatgcgCAGAGTTAGAATATAGTTATTACacattagggtgggttgaaaaaaaaacttttcatagcatgggggtagaatttgtaccttataaaaaaaaaaaatttttcaagaaaaaaaaaatttttttactcaacattttgaggtggcccactcgttttaaaaataaataattgatcaaacggggtagtcccaacgaaaaaaattacatggtgttctacaatctgtagggtgtcctcttgaaagctaattgaaagtcaggagttgaaaaaatttttttcctattatttttgtaatttaagtaaaaaattcaaaaatgaaaagcattttcttttgaattaaaatgaaagtgaagtaaaaaaaaatcacattcgacaattattagatgttttccacgattttggacaaaaaaaaatttttttcgttggaactaccccgtttaatcaattatttatttaaaaaacgagtgggccacctcaaaatgttaagtaaaaaattttttttttttcttgaaaatttttttttttttataaggtacaaattctacccccatgctaagaaaaataaaaaaaaagttatttttcaactcaCCCTATTACACATAttagtaatataaaaaataataatttattgcgtCATCGATAGCGAACTTGACGAAAGGTGAAATTGAGAATAAAGGTGgagcgaaaaataaattacaaactagagataaattattatgcGATTACAATAAATGGAAGGATGTACTGGTTGTTGGCTAACAACACAATCTGACCGCTGCTATTGTTATTGCTGTTGTTTTTGTAATTACCATTTAAATAGTCGGTGTACGCGTTGTCTCTGACGTTTACcaaagaaaaactaaaaactaaaaaaatcacCGAGCAAGCTTGAGTTGAATTATTCAACgggtaataaattaatcttgCTGAATAAACTCTGCATACTGTACAGTACTGATGACCAATTGAATGCATTTACacgaaatatatattatttatcaattacaataacatttttgattgaaaaattgtttacgtgacattttaaatcagtttaatttattttgataaatcaatATTACTGTCAAGTATTAAATATCAactcgattaaaatttttcatttaaatttaaaagttaaataaagtCAAGTAGTAGTAGTACGTTAGTGGTCAGACCATGAGctaataaattcatttgattaatttaatttatttattaactttagccgagatataaaattattatttttacctttGAGTTATCATTTTAGTCAAGTCACTATAATTATCACACGTTTTAGTAATAAAAGCTCGACCTggtaatatattaatatatagttataAAGTTTCTGGAcctataaattaatgaaaatgatTTATCTGTATGTGATAAATACATAATTCGAGTTTAATACATTAAATCTAATACGATTTATCCACTGTTCTGAATTTAACAATTAcggaaaatataattatggatttctgataagaaaaaataaaataattcaaagtttggtatgaatttttttattattttatttacgacTAGTTTACGACTAGTGAAATGTCATGGTTCCGAATTTAcatattgatgaaaaaaaaatgatattcttgATAAGAGTAGGAACAAAAGCtgtcttaataaaaaatgaaataggTGAATTTGTGTGTTAGCGAATGGGCTGTCAAGAGGAAAGAAGAGGCGAGGAGAAAAGAACTCATCCTATCTATTCTATATTGGTGGTATGCTCCACCTGTGGGAGCTCGTAATTTGTTTGCTGAAGCGTGTGCTCAAATATCCACAAGCCCTCTAAAACTTAgggaatattttttctacCTTTTGTGTTCGCTTGCCCGTAAATATACCGTCGATATGTCTCACGTGCGCGTTTTTGTGGGATCAACTGCACGCGACTCTATCTAACTATATTATTATACCTACAATAA encodes the following:
- the LOC130676056 gene encoding uncharacterized protein LOC130676056, with translation MDEIMEDGNLVDRVRILLQRDMQYYQAQQTVLRESLCNRVSGGKLDFPRHASFAAVKIVKWWEAEFIIAFKYPSGLCVSAQQDSSDKADEQVVKKTKPSDFILLVVDTSEQLIEHLHALIQESLDHADLAVLTATLGAAALMRNCLWCYNQQSKDKIPKQISEKLHQCYKSYQEMAEAVAEKLLDLHCRLISLYILNEADSLNWQSNKPFFERERSSFIIQMWWLYMQGTKADLWNTVSPKMAQRIFAGMLNESLTIIVSRFIHGRPSLTRSQQFWSDAFNVLSCTAYLALAGSADANELIGLRMNKLSIVMRDIHAKCRELLICLLLRGTPLKTLYQVCRNGLEGMPMLKKQCGPAPWLIISAPKLFGSPVLKSVNLSLPEDQALILEINVLRCQPQAKWPQLLKVLSMNECLVARILLSTLIRQCVGKNEDINSMIRYTKSKENSNDCGGFLCTGCQQNLSNLPPTLYLYSLMYVLINTAMDPLDVVIPALKQDINWSNYLDRQQVWNQCRAPWLNALLAPFKTIMTPIVNTLLDAIRTGASIYQTMSLALACFSELFMCTPINVLRIINFINKNIPAHCHPIGGSVFIQIFCAALYSALLEISNNTGDMSDKSDIQETPPSIADSYAFDPQDKAASATALAEAVCSIDEDNKHTAQIEAIIKRFQAWIKEEEEDSPRMKKLNTSSLWIETYADELLFTEIGRRSLKITYEYLIRASDWILNNLVKRPDEMKNDFKNTTDAHVSAKPLTYVMFHIEHDPFDQWLTNLDESNWQVILNMPLEVTLDRLQSQILVRPEFKNIGELSSDDKDVAIALKNLCAASQSTSFE
- the LOC130676062 gene encoding short neuropeptide F-like gives rise to the protein MRSYSCAIVLFFIVGVVVAAENYLDYGEENADRNLENLREFYRYLLRRNSFDGSFRSSIPLDSPYEHLMIRKSQRSPSLRLRFGRSGPPAPQGNPITRPASNGESFEDN